A single genomic interval of Amycolatopsis albispora harbors:
- a CDS encoding enoyl-CoA hydratase-related protein: MTTEDVLLVSDGTDTPGVRTLTLNRPQAYNSLTVELKERLLAALRDAAADEGVRAVVLTGAGKAFCAGQDLKEHVGLLQANDPAPLHTVAEHYNPIVELITGMPKPVIAAVNGAAAGAGAAFAYASDLRIAASSANFLMAFANVGLGPDSGASWTLQRLIGLGRATELMLLARKVQAEEALSLGLVSEVVPDEELAARAQAVAAQLAAGPTVAYAKIKEVLSVAAESTLREALAAEDAAQTALGGTADHAEAVDAFVTKRRPTFQGK, translated from the coding sequence GTGACCACAGAGGACGTTCTTCTGGTCAGCGACGGCACGGACACGCCCGGTGTCCGGACGCTCACGCTGAACCGGCCTCAGGCGTACAACTCGCTGACCGTCGAGCTGAAGGAGCGGCTGCTGGCCGCCCTGCGCGACGCGGCGGCCGACGAGGGCGTGCGCGCGGTGGTGCTGACCGGGGCGGGGAAGGCGTTCTGCGCCGGGCAGGACCTCAAGGAGCACGTGGGGTTGCTGCAGGCGAACGACCCGGCGCCGCTGCACACGGTGGCCGAGCACTACAACCCGATCGTCGAGCTGATCACCGGCATGCCGAAGCCGGTGATCGCCGCGGTCAACGGCGCGGCCGCGGGGGCGGGCGCGGCCTTCGCCTACGCCAGCGACCTGCGCATCGCGGCGTCGTCGGCGAACTTCCTGATGGCTTTCGCGAACGTCGGGCTGGGGCCGGACTCGGGCGCTTCGTGGACCCTGCAGCGGCTCATCGGCCTCGGCCGGGCGACTGAGCTGATGTTGCTGGCGCGGAAGGTGCAGGCGGAGGAGGCGCTGTCGCTGGGCCTGGTGAGCGAAGTCGTGCCGGACGAGGAACTGGCCGCGCGCGCCCAGGCCGTCGCCGCGCAACTCGCCGCGGGCCCGACCGTCGCCTACGCGAAGATCAAGGAGGTGCTCTCGGTCGCCGCCGAAAGCACCCTGCGGGAGGCACTGGCCGCCGAAGACGCCGCCCAAACCGCGCTGGGCGGCACAGCCGACCACGCGGAAGCCGTGGACGCCTTCGTAACCAAGCGCCGCCCCACCTTCCAAGGAAA
- a CDS encoding DUF3117 domain-containing protein, which yields MAAMKPRTGDGPLEVTKEGRGLVMRVPVEGGGRLVVELSAEEAKDLGAALQEATG from the coding sequence ATGGCGGCCATGAAGCCCCGGACCGGAGATGGTCCCCTCGAAGTGACTAAGGAGGGGCGGGGCCTCGTGATGCGCGTACCGGTCGAGGGCGGTGGGCGTCTCGTCGTCGAGCTCTCGGCTGAGGAAGCGAAGGATCTCGGGGCCGCGCTCCAGGAAGCCACCGGCTGA
- a CDS encoding leucyl aminopeptidase family protein, with amino-acid sequence MARVPLPPVPSRLVEVEVLDAVRRGALEAVLVPQPEDDAELELIAGVRPSGKAGDVKQVPGDSPVRWLVGVGKGKPENYRAAGAALARAADSYFEHEPVKALQIALGEDATAETARELAMGVMLGGYRYKVSGEEPKPRLKTLRLIPRSEDVPAFAEAVSRTRELAAAAALARDLANTPSNVKDPAWLADTAARLADGLPGLTATIRDERWLAEQGFGGVLAVGGGSASPPRLIELDYKPRGAAGHLLYVGKGITFDTGGLSVKPADGMHLMRTDMAGGGAVIAAVRAVAALGLKVRVTALVPAAENHVSGSAYRPGDVVRHYGGKTTEVANTDAEGRMVLADALAYGIKRFKPDAVVDVATLTGAMKVALGLRTGGLFASDDDLAARIAAAGEAAGEAWWRMPLLDAHAEAVKGDLGDVKQVPTGPGGITAALFLREFTGETPWAHLDIAGPARADRTYADVVPGGTGFAARTLVELAAAYV; translated from the coding sequence ATGGCACGCGTTCCGTTACCGCCCGTACCCAGCCGGCTGGTCGAGGTCGAGGTGCTGGACGCGGTCCGGCGTGGCGCGCTGGAAGCCGTCCTCGTGCCGCAGCCGGAGGACGACGCCGAACTCGAGCTGATCGCCGGCGTGCGCCCGTCCGGGAAGGCCGGGGACGTCAAGCAGGTACCCGGCGACTCGCCGGTCCGCTGGCTGGTCGGCGTCGGCAAGGGCAAGCCGGAGAACTACCGCGCCGCCGGTGCCGCGCTGGCCAGGGCCGCCGACTCCTACTTCGAGCACGAGCCGGTCAAGGCACTGCAGATCGCGCTCGGCGAGGACGCCACTGCCGAGACCGCCCGCGAGCTGGCGATGGGCGTGATGCTCGGCGGTTACCGCTACAAGGTCAGCGGCGAGGAGCCGAAACCCCGGCTCAAGACGCTCCGCCTGATCCCGCGGTCCGAAGACGTGCCGGCGTTCGCCGAGGCGGTGAGCCGCACGCGTGAACTGGCCGCGGCGGCCGCGCTCGCCCGCGACCTCGCGAACACCCCGTCCAACGTGAAGGACCCGGCGTGGCTGGCGGACACGGCCGCGCGGCTCGCCGACGGCCTGCCGGGGCTGACCGCCACCATCCGCGACGAGCGGTGGCTCGCCGAGCAGGGCTTCGGCGGTGTGCTCGCGGTCGGCGGCGGCTCGGCAAGCCCGCCGCGGCTGATCGAGCTGGACTACAAGCCGCGCGGCGCGGCGGGGCACCTGCTCTACGTCGGCAAGGGCATCACCTTCGACACCGGCGGCCTGTCCGTCAAGCCGGCCGACGGCATGCACCTGATGCGCACCGACATGGCCGGTGGCGGCGCGGTGATCGCCGCTGTGCGCGCGGTCGCCGCGTTGGGCCTGAAGGTGCGGGTGACCGCGCTGGTCCCGGCCGCGGAGAACCACGTGTCCGGTTCGGCCTACCGCCCCGGTGACGTCGTACGGCACTACGGCGGCAAGACCACCGAGGTCGCCAACACCGACGCCGAGGGCCGCATGGTGCTCGCCGACGCGCTCGCCTACGGCATCAAGCGGTTCAAGCCGGACGCGGTGGTCGACGTGGCCACCCTGACCGGGGCCATGAAGGTCGCGCTCGGCCTGCGCACCGGCGGCCTGTTCGCCAGCGACGACGACCTCGCCGCCCGGATCGCCGCCGCGGGTGAAGCGGCAGGCGAGGCGTGGTGGCGGATGCCGCTGCTGGACGCGCACGCGGAAGCGGTCAAGGGCGACCTCGGTGACGTCAAGCAGGTGCCCACCGGGCCCGGCGGCATCACCGCGGCTTTGTTCCTGCGCGAGTTCACCGGCGAAACGCCGTGGGCGCACCTCGACATCGCCGGTCCGGCCAGGGCGGACCGCACCTACGCCGACGTGGTGCCCGGCGGTACGGGTTTTGCCGCGCGCACGTTGGTTGAGCTGGCTGCCGCCTACGTGTGA
- a CDS encoding LysR family transcriptional regulator, with product MLNESTDQRFVQELAPDLALLAALRVTNNITRAAELVGLPQPTASRRLAALGQRLGASLTAPDGRGIRLTRAGQLLADAAERALLSLESGARLAREEVRPDRGHVVLGFLHLLGRSLVPRLLAGFRRAHPNVRFSLVQGSRQDVLDRLRTGDIDLALVAPLPADPVFGSATLTHEELRLSVPAAHPLASRDRVHAGELAEEAFVTLEPGYGLRQITDELCLAAGFTPSIAFEGQESDTVRGLVAAGLGVALLPRFEPGPPAGVAEVPLEPPVTRTIGLVWPAGADLTPAVRNFRTHVLDHA from the coding sequence GTGCTGAATGAATCCACCGACCAGCGCTTTGTCCAGGAGCTGGCGCCCGACCTGGCGTTGCTGGCGGCGCTGCGCGTGACCAACAACATCACCCGGGCGGCGGAACTGGTCGGCCTGCCGCAGCCGACGGCCAGCCGCCGGCTCGCCGCGCTCGGCCAGCGGCTCGGCGCCTCGCTGACGGCGCCCGATGGGCGGGGAATTCGGCTCACGCGGGCTGGCCAGCTGCTGGCCGACGCTGCCGAGAGAGCACTGCTCTCATTAGAGAGCGGCGCTCGCTTGGCCAGAGAGGAGGTCCGCCCGGACCGCGGGCACGTGGTGCTCGGTTTCCTTCACCTGCTCGGGCGGTCACTGGTGCCGCGGCTGCTGGCGGGGTTCCGGCGGGCGCACCCGAATGTGCGGTTCAGCCTGGTGCAGGGTTCGCGCCAGGATGTGCTGGACCGGCTGCGCACCGGGGACATCGATCTGGCGCTCGTCGCCCCGCTGCCCGCCGACCCGGTGTTCGGCTCGGCCACGCTCACCCACGAGGAGCTGCGCCTGAGCGTGCCCGCCGCCCACCCACTCGCCTCGCGCGACCGCGTGCACGCGGGTGAACTCGCCGAGGAAGCTTTTGTCACCCTCGAACCGGGCTACGGCCTACGCCAGATAACCGACGAACTGTGCCTGGCCGCCGGTTTCACCCCGTCGATCGCCTTCGAAGGGCAGGAGTCGGACACCGTGCGAGGCCTGGTGGCCGCCGGATTGGGCGTCGCGCTGCTCCCCCGTTTCGAGCCGGGCCCACCGGCGGGCGTCGCCGAAGTCCCGCTCGAACCGCCGGTCACCCGCACCATCGGCCTGGTCTGGCCGGCGGGCGCCGACCTCACCCCCGCCGTACGCAACTTCCGCACCCACGTCCTGGATCACGCGTAA
- a CDS encoding MFS transporter, which translates to MTTTAPAPATEAAPTRRVTLAVAAAGISSFALLYAPQPVLPQLAERFHLDPGGASLAVSVATGSLAISVLPIATLSEVIGRRRVILASVLSSVLLGLALPFAPDFTTLLVLRALQGIAIAGFAGVAAAYLAERLGKAGVAAAVGAMIAGNTVGGMLGRLSSGFAADWLGWPGALGLTAGLALVCALLTVFSLPKSEAPPAGRRAKVLSGFRAALSSRVLLAQYAVALLAMGSFVALYNAAGFRLTGEPLDLSPAIASLVFLAYAMGTFTSGYAGRLVARFGRLRTQAGALVLTVLGASLTIVDSLICVAAGFVVLTGGFFAAHAVANGWAAAEAPPGARGQAGGLYTLAYYLGSSVGGTVGATVYGHAGWAWLIALAAAWLLLALLVSVLAAKASRH; encoded by the coding sequence GTGACCACCACCGCGCCCGCGCCCGCCACCGAGGCCGCCCCCACGCGGCGGGTCACGCTGGCCGTCGCGGCGGCCGGCATCTCCTCGTTCGCCCTGCTCTACGCGCCCCAGCCGGTGCTGCCGCAGCTCGCCGAGCGGTTCCACCTCGACCCCGGCGGCGCGTCGCTCGCGGTCAGCGTGGCGACCGGTTCGCTCGCGATCTCCGTGCTGCCGATCGCGACGCTGTCCGAGGTGATCGGCAGGCGCCGCGTGATCCTGGCGTCGGTGCTCTCGTCGGTACTGCTCGGCCTGGCGCTGCCGTTCGCCCCGGACTTCACGACGTTGCTGGTGCTGCGCGCCCTCCAGGGCATCGCGATCGCAGGCTTCGCCGGGGTCGCCGCCGCGTACCTCGCCGAGCGGCTCGGCAAGGCAGGCGTGGCCGCGGCGGTGGGCGCGATGATCGCCGGGAACACCGTCGGCGGCATGCTCGGGCGGTTGTCGAGCGGGTTCGCCGCGGACTGGCTCGGCTGGCCAGGCGCGCTCGGCCTGACCGCCGGATTGGCACTGGTCTGCGCCCTGCTGACGGTCTTTTCCCTGCCAAAGTCGGAGGCGCCCCCGGCGGGCAGGCGGGCCAAGGTGCTCAGCGGTTTCCGCGCGGCGCTGTCCAGCCGGGTGCTGCTCGCCCAGTACGCGGTGGCGCTGCTCGCGATGGGTTCGTTCGTCGCGCTGTACAACGCGGCCGGGTTCCGGCTCACCGGCGAACCGCTGGACCTCTCGCCCGCGATCGCGTCGCTGGTCTTCCTCGCCTACGCGATGGGCACGTTCACCTCCGGTTACGCCGGACGGCTGGTCGCGCGGTTCGGCAGGCTCCGCACGCAGGCGGGCGCGCTGGTGCTCACCGTGCTCGGGGCGTCACTGACCATTGTGGACTCGCTGATCTGCGTCGCCGCCGGGTTCGTGGTGCTGACCGGGGGCTTCTTCGCCGCGCACGCGGTGGCCAACGGCTGGGCCGCCGCCGAGGCGCCACCGGGCGCGCGCGGGCAGGCGGGCGGGCTCTACACGCTGGCGTACTACCTGGGCAGCAGCGTCGGCGGCACGGTCGGCGCCACCGTCTACGGGCACGCGGGCTGGGCGTGGCTCATCGCGCTCGCGGCGGCCTGGCTGCTGCTCGCGCTGCTCGTTTCGGTGCTGGCCGCGAAAGCCTCACGCCATTGA
- a CDS encoding O-methyltransferase: MHSDTHLDDLGVFVEGYLPDDEVLVASRARSAELGCAPVGAACGATLSFLAATLQARAVVEVGTGVGVSGLYLLRGMAEDGVLTSIDIEPEFHRAARKTFLEAGLPPGRTRLIMGRALDVLPRLTTGGYDLVFVDAARAEYPNYFDEGVQLLRPGGVIAFHNLLSGVRNGRDPETLAMRDVARAVRDDERLVPAVLPVGGGLLVASMA; the protein is encoded by the coding sequence GTGCACTCCGACACACACCTGGACGACCTGGGCGTCTTCGTCGAGGGCTACCTGCCCGACGATGAGGTACTGGTCGCGTCGCGCGCCAGGTCGGCCGAGCTGGGGTGCGCCCCGGTCGGCGCGGCCTGCGGGGCCACGCTGAGCTTTCTCGCCGCGACGCTGCAGGCCAGGGCGGTGGTGGAAGTCGGCACCGGCGTCGGGGTCAGCGGGCTCTACCTGCTGCGCGGCATGGCCGAGGACGGGGTGCTCACCTCGATCGACATCGAGCCCGAGTTCCACCGCGCGGCCCGCAAGACCTTTCTCGAGGCCGGACTGCCGCCGGGGCGCACGCGGCTGATCATGGGCCGGGCGCTGGACGTGCTGCCCCGGCTCACCACGGGCGGGTACGACCTGGTTTTTGTCGACGCCGCGCGTGCCGAGTACCCGAACTACTTCGACGAGGGCGTGCAGCTGCTGCGCCCCGGCGGGGTGATCGCGTTCCACAACCTGCTGTCCGGGGTGCGCAACGGCCGTGACCCGGAGACGCTGGCCATGCGGGACGTGGCCCGCGCGGTGCGCGACGACGAGCGCCTGGTGCCCGCGGTGCTGCCGGTCGGCGGTGGCCTGCTGGTCGCGTCAATGGCGTGA
- the sigE gene encoding RNA polymerase sigma factor SigE, producing the protein MEVPSPTMQKSTQVEPVAVDETVEAAWTPPSWDEVVREHADRVYRLAYRLTGNTHDAEDLTQETFIRVFRSLANYKPGTFEGWLHRITTNLFLDMARRRSRVRMEGLPEDTDRIVGDDPSPEQVYSDTHLDPDLQAALDELPPEFRAAVVLCDVEGLSYEEIGATLGVKLGTVRSRIHRGRQALRASLERARAMKREAIPVPATAGAPA; encoded by the coding sequence ATGGAGGTGCCTTCCCCCACGATGCAGAAGAGCACGCAGGTCGAGCCGGTGGCCGTCGACGAGACCGTCGAAGCCGCCTGGACGCCGCCGTCCTGGGACGAGGTGGTGCGCGAGCACGCCGACCGGGTCTACCGCCTGGCCTACCGCCTCACCGGTAACACCCACGACGCGGAGGACCTCACCCAGGAGACCTTCATCCGGGTGTTCCGTTCGCTCGCCAACTACAAGCCCGGCACCTTCGAGGGCTGGCTGCACCGCATCACCACGAATCTCTTCCTCGACATGGCCCGGCGCCGCTCCCGCGTGCGCATGGAGGGCCTGCCGGAGGACACCGACCGCATCGTGGGCGACGACCCGAGCCCCGAGCAGGTCTACTCGGACACCCATCTCGACCCCGACCTGCAGGCCGCGCTGGACGAGCTCCCGCCGGAGTTCCGCGCCGCGGTGGTGCTGTGCGACGTCGAGGGGCTGTCCTACGAGGAGATCGGCGCGACGCTCGGGGTCAAGCTCGGCACCGTGCGCAGCCGCATCCACCGCGGCCGCCAGGCCCTGCGTGCCTCGCTGGAGCGCGCGCGGGCGATGAAGCGCGAGGCGATCCCGGTGCCCGCCACAGCGGGGGCGCCGGCATGA
- a CDS encoding anti-sigma factor family protein gives MTEARGWGLPESHLLPDAVVAFVDGELSLGARDRASSHIARCPSCAGEVAAQRQARAEVKRADAPAMSAGFLASLRSIPQHTELSTTPDNLAITEDGQLVAIQRPDRVAGLRDGSAPLGSSAPLGNSRNVLGGGRFGVSGRRAAQGAGVVVSGLVLSALALVVTSGTDGGDVATDPKQDPLSGVLPAQFGANPPVATSLVPTPSSAPASTTPSLPSGR, from the coding sequence ATGACGGAAGCTCGCGGTTGGGGCCTGCCCGAGTCGCACCTGCTGCCCGACGCGGTGGTCGCGTTCGTCGACGGTGAGCTCTCCCTCGGCGCGCGGGACCGCGCGTCGAGCCACATCGCCCGCTGCCCTTCGTGCGCGGGTGAAGTGGCCGCGCAGCGCCAAGCCCGCGCGGAGGTCAAGCGCGCGGACGCCCCCGCCATGTCGGCGGGGTTCCTGGCCAGCCTCCGCTCCATCCCCCAGCACACCGAGCTGAGCACCACGCCGGACAACCTGGCGATCACCGAGGACGGCCAGCTGGTCGCCATCCAGCGGCCGGATCGGGTGGCCGGCCTGCGGGACGGCTCGGCGCCGCTCGGCTCGTCGGCGCCGCTGGGCAACTCGCGCAACGTGCTCGGCGGCGGCCGCTTCGGCGTCTCCGGGCGGCGTGCCGCCCAGGGCGCGGGCGTGGTCGTCTCCGGGCTGGTGCTCAGCGCGCTCGCGCTGGTGGTCACCTCCGGCACCGACGGTGGTGACGTGGCCACCGATCCCAAGCAGGACCCGCTCTCCGGCGTGCTGCCCGCGCAGTTCGGCGCGAACCCGCCGGTCGCGACCAGCCTGGTGCCCACGCCGTCCTCCGCTCCGGCGAGCACCACGCCCAGCCTGCCCTCCGGGCGCTGA
- a CDS encoding S1C family serine protease, protein MSQQPNPQQDPSGAPRREDRLAPRPLDRPPVDPAQASVFGRPRGVEGAFDRLYAPDSRNGKAQQVTLAPPPPESLAEAFRRPPDAEGVVLQRPADDQGASAPAETEPPLWSRPADPWRDPNAGALLGGPAVATEEKPKEDPEERPPGAMLSLPEVLFGRRVKPTALALLGVIALLIGAVGGLAGWWLSDRGDALTGELNIAEAEAGKERPPGSVADVAQRVAPAVVSLEIRIGEGGGSGSGVVIDPQGYILTNDHVVSMAVKDQSAKITAVFINGARTEAKVVGTDPKTDLAVVKVSVPDPVVAQVGKSADLAVGDSVLAVGSPLGLENTVTSGIVSALNRPIGMPGENGGPPSVYGAIQTDAPINPGNSGGALVDSTGALVGINTSILGGGEGQGGNIGIGFAIPIDQAIRISRALIEQGSVKHADLGLNAASVAANTSEGAQVQNVAPGGPAAAAGIAEGDVITKVGDRIVRTATELTVVVREHNIGDVVPVQLSRQGRQLVVDVTLGSD, encoded by the coding sequence ATGAGCCAGCAGCCCAACCCGCAGCAGGACCCGTCCGGCGCGCCGCGGCGCGAGGACAGGCTCGCCCCACGGCCCCTGGACCGCCCGCCGGTGGATCCGGCGCAGGCGTCGGTTTTCGGCCGCCCGCGTGGCGTCGAAGGCGCCTTCGACCGGCTTTACGCCCCGGATTCCCGCAACGGCAAGGCGCAGCAGGTGACGCTCGCGCCGCCGCCCCCCGAGTCGCTGGCCGAGGCCTTCCGCCGTCCGCCGGACGCCGAGGGCGTGGTGCTGCAGCGCCCGGCCGACGACCAGGGCGCGAGCGCTCCCGCCGAAACCGAGCCGCCGCTGTGGTCCCGGCCCGCCGACCCGTGGCGCGACCCGAACGCCGGCGCGCTGCTCGGCGGTCCGGCGGTGGCGACCGAGGAAAAGCCCAAGGAAGACCCGGAGGAGCGCCCGCCCGGCGCGATGCTCAGCCTGCCCGAGGTGCTGTTCGGGCGGCGCGTGAAGCCCACCGCGCTGGCCCTGCTCGGCGTGATCGCGCTGTTGATCGGCGCGGTCGGCGGCCTGGCGGGCTGGTGGTTGTCCGATCGCGGGGACGCGCTGACCGGTGAGCTGAACATCGCCGAGGCCGAGGCGGGCAAGGAGCGGCCCCCGGGCTCGGTGGCCGACGTCGCGCAGCGCGTGGCGCCCGCGGTGGTGTCGCTGGAGATCCGGATCGGCGAGGGCGGCGGCAGCGGCTCGGGCGTGGTGATCGATCCGCAGGGCTACATCCTCACCAACGACCACGTGGTCTCGATGGCGGTCAAGGACCAGTCCGCCAAGATCACCGCGGTGTTCATCAACGGCGCGCGGACCGAGGCCAAGGTGGTGGGCACCGATCCGAAGACCGATCTCGCGGTGGTCAAGGTGAGCGTGCCGGACCCGGTGGTGGCGCAGGTCGGCAAGTCGGCCGACCTGGCGGTCGGTGACTCGGTGCTGGCGGTCGGCTCGCCGCTGGGCCTGGAGAACACGGTGACCAGCGGGATCGTCAGCGCGCTGAACCGGCCGATCGGCATGCCGGGCGAGAACGGCGGCCCGCCGTCGGTCTACGGCGCGATCCAGACCGACGCGCCGATCAACCCGGGCAACTCCGGTGGCGCGCTGGTGGATTCGACGGGTGCGCTGGTCGGCATCAACACCTCGATCCTCGGGGGCGGGGAAGGCCAGGGCGGCAACATCGGCATCGGCTTCGCCATCCCGATCGACCAGGCGATCCGGATCAGCCGGGCGCTGATCGAGCAGGGCTCGGTCAAGCACGCCGACCTGGGGCTGAACGCGGCCTCGGTGGCGGCGAACACCTCCGAGGGCGCGCAGGTGCAGAACGTGGCGCCGGGCGGCCCCGCGGCCGCGGCCGGCATCGCCGAGGGCGACGTGATCACCAAGGTCGGCGACCGGATCGTGCGGACCGCGACCGAGCTGACCGTGGTGGTGCGCGAGCACAACATCGGCGACGTGGTGCCGGTGCAGCTGTCGCGGCAGGGCAGGCAGCTGGTGGTCGACGTCACGCTGGGCTCGGACTGA
- the tatB gene encoding Sec-independent protein translocase protein TatB: MFESVGWGEILVLIVAGLFILGPERLPDAAAWLGRSMRKVRDFASGARQQLKDEMGPEFEEYRKPLEDLRQLRNFDPKRAVTQHLFDGDADPLGLNSINGNGGSEPAKPNGHPAVASPAPEPLKPGEKPPVDPDAT, from the coding sequence GTGTTCGAGAGCGTTGGCTGGGGCGAAATCCTCGTCCTCATCGTGGCCGGGCTGTTCATTCTGGGCCCGGAGCGGCTGCCCGATGCGGCGGCCTGGCTGGGCCGGAGCATGCGCAAGGTGCGTGATTTCGCCAGCGGGGCGCGGCAGCAGCTCAAGGACGAGATGGGCCCGGAGTTCGAGGAGTACCGCAAGCCGCTGGAGGACCTGCGGCAGCTGCGGAACTTCGACCCGAAGCGCGCGGTCACGCAGCACCTGTTCGACGGTGACGCCGACCCGCTGGGCCTGAACAGCATCAACGGCAACGGCGGCAGCGAGCCCGCGAAGCCGAACGGCCACCCGGCGGTCGCCTCACCGGCGCCGGAACCGCTGAAGCCGGGCGAAAAGCCCCCGGTCGACCCGGACGCCACCTGA
- a CDS encoding Mrp/NBP35 family ATP-binding protein → MTSTGQLPTTDDVREALKTVYDPEIKKPITELGMVKDVTVGEDGVVTVAIYLTVAGCPLKDTITKDTTAAVEKLDGVRSVRVELDVMSDEQRTELRKSLRGDAKEPVIPFAQPGSLTRVYCVASGKGGVGKSSVTVNLAAAMAKRGLSVGVVDADIYGHSVPRMLGAGEKPTKVDTMIMPPQAHGVKVISIGMFTPGNTPVVWRGPMLHRALQQFLADVFWGDLDILLLDLPPGTGDIAISVAQLIPNAEILVVTTPQQAAAEVAERAGAIALQTRQRVAGVIENMSWLEQPDGSRMEIFGSGGGQSVADSLSKSVGSTVPLLGQVPLDPRLREQGDAGTPIVLSAPEAPAAQVLTAAAEKLSVRARGLAGMMLNVTPAGR, encoded by the coding sequence GTGACCAGCACTGGACAGCTCCCGACCACCGACGACGTCCGCGAGGCGCTGAAGACCGTCTACGACCCGGAGATCAAGAAACCGATCACCGAGCTCGGCATGGTCAAGGACGTCACCGTCGGCGAGGACGGCGTGGTGACGGTCGCCATCTACCTGACCGTGGCCGGCTGTCCGCTCAAGGACACCATCACCAAGGACACCACCGCCGCGGTGGAAAAGCTCGACGGCGTGCGGAGCGTGCGCGTCGAGCTGGACGTGATGAGCGACGAGCAGCGCACCGAGCTGCGCAAGTCGCTGCGCGGAGACGCCAAGGAGCCGGTGATCCCGTTCGCCCAGCCGGGCTCACTGACCAGGGTGTACTGCGTGGCCTCCGGCAAGGGCGGGGTCGGCAAGTCGAGCGTGACGGTGAACCTCGCGGCGGCGATGGCCAAGCGCGGGCTGTCCGTCGGCGTGGTCGACGCGGACATCTACGGCCACTCGGTGCCGCGGATGCTGGGGGCCGGCGAGAAGCCGACCAAGGTCGACACCATGATCATGCCGCCGCAGGCGCACGGCGTGAAGGTCATCTCGATCGGCATGTTCACCCCGGGCAACACGCCGGTGGTGTGGCGCGGGCCGATGCTGCACCGCGCCCTGCAGCAGTTCCTGGCCGACGTGTTCTGGGGCGACCTGGACATCCTGCTGCTGGACCTGCCGCCGGGCACCGGTGACATCGCGATCTCGGTGGCGCAGCTGATCCCGAACGCGGAGATCCTGGTGGTGACCACGCCGCAGCAGGCGGCCGCCGAGGTGGCCGAGCGGGCCGGGGCGATCGCGCTGCAGACGCGGCAGCGGGTGGCCGGGGTGATCGAGAACATGTCGTGGCTGGAGCAGCCGGACGGTTCGCGCATGGAGATCTTCGGTTCCGGCGGCGGCCAGTCCGTGGCCGACTCGCTGTCGAAGTCGGTGGGCTCGACGGTGCCGCTGCTGGGTCAGGTGCCGCTGGACCCGCGCCTGCGCGAACAGGGCGACGCCGGGACGCCGATCGTGCTGTCGGCGCCGGAGGCACCCGCGGCCCAGGTCCTGACGGCGGCCGCCGAGAAGCTTTCGGTCCGGGCACGGGGCCTGGCCGGCATGATGCTGAACGTCACCCCAGCAGGCCGCTGA
- a CDS encoding DUF1003 domain-containing protein: protein MPELHPRRRLDQPRAGRRRFGARLDPDAFGRFTERVARFLGTGKYLFWQTLTVIVWITLNLAAVSLRWDPYPFILLNLAFSTQAAYAAPLILLAQNRQDDRDRVSLEEDRTRAAQTKADTEYLARELAALRLAVGEVATRDYLRGELDKLREDLDTKPRKSRARSSSTDT from the coding sequence GTGCCTGAGCTCCATCCCCGACGGAGGCTCGACCAGCCGCGCGCCGGACGGCGGCGGTTCGGCGCCCGTCTCGATCCGGACGCCTTCGGCCGGTTCACCGAACGGGTCGCGCGCTTCCTCGGCACCGGCAAGTACCTGTTCTGGCAGACGCTGACCGTCATCGTGTGGATCACGCTGAACCTGGCGGCGGTGTCGCTGCGGTGGGACCCGTACCCGTTCATCCTGCTCAACCTGGCGTTCTCCACCCAGGCCGCGTACGCCGCGCCGCTGATCCTGCTCGCGCAGAACCGGCAGGACGACCGCGACCGGGTGTCGCTGGAGGAGGACCGGACCCGCGCCGCGCAGACCAAGGCGGACACCGAGTACCTGGCCAGGGAGCTGGCCGCGCTGCGGCTGGCCGTCGGTGAGGTGGCCACCCGCGACTACCTGCGCGGTGAGCTGGACAAGCTGCGAGAGGACCTCGACACCAAGCCGCGCAAGAGCCGGGCTCGGAGCAGTAGTACCGATACGTAA